In the Lascolabacillus massiliensis genome, one interval contains:
- a CDS encoding family 20 glycosylhydrolase gives MKLNSKLLFVLFLVSGLISCSNKKNSESLQLLPMPQEVVVDWSKKHQLKNGEIDADKISVKFISSFPEEEGYRLSVTPDSVIIEAVNDKGVFWAKQTLNQLILQAQNSNQYIPQVVITDWPAFRVRGFMHDVGRSFISVEELKKQISLLSQYKVNVFHWHLTENQGWRLESKRFPQLNDSSSFTRLHGKYYTIEDAHEIADWARQHNMMLIPEIDMPGHSAAFVRAMGVDMQSPEGMKILKELMEEICTEVFPDAEYIHIGTDEVQFTNPDFVPEMVEYVRGFGKKVISWNPGWNYKPGEIDATQLWSYKGKAQPGIPAIDSKFHYINHFDAFGDIVALYNSRIYNQVQGSDDIAGSILAIWNDRYLPTEKEIILQNYFYPNMMAFAERTWRGGGSEYFDKNGVILPTDENDPVFIEFANFEDRMLWHKKYIFADEPFPYVKQTHLKWNITDPFPNEGDLDMSFPPEENLSDSYTYEGEVYNANPAVGAGIYLRHVWGQTVPAFYDNPQENHTAYAYTWVWSPKSQKVGLWASTQDYSRSEADLAAPQGQWDYRGSKIWINDQELPAPVWENTHTEKTNEITLKNENYIAREPIEVQLNKGWNKILLKLPVGKFSTPEVRLQKWMYTFIFVTPDGKEAMPGLIYSPSKIKE, from the coding sequence ATGAAACTTAATAGCAAATTACTTTTTGTACTTTTTTTAGTATCAGGACTTATTTCCTGCTCAAATAAAAAAAATAGTGAGTCGCTCCAATTGCTCCCAATGCCCCAGGAAGTAGTGGTCGACTGGTCAAAAAAACATCAGCTTAAAAACGGTGAGATTGATGCTGATAAAATATCAGTAAAATTCATAAGCTCATTCCCTGAAGAGGAGGGATACAGACTTTCGGTAACTCCTGACTCTGTGATAATAGAAGCTGTAAACGATAAAGGTGTTTTTTGGGCTAAACAAACATTAAATCAACTTATTTTACAGGCACAAAATAGTAATCAGTATATACCTCAGGTTGTTATTACCGACTGGCCTGCTTTTCGTGTCCGTGGTTTTATGCATGATGTTGGCAGAAGTTTTATATCTGTAGAAGAGCTTAAAAAACAGATTTCACTTTTATCACAGTATAAGGTAAATGTGTTTCACTGGCATTTGACTGAAAATCAAGGATGGCGACTAGAAAGCAAGCGATTCCCTCAACTTAACGACAGCAGCAGTTTCACCCGTTTACACGGAAAATACTATACTATTGAAGATGCTCACGAGATTGCAGATTGGGCCCGTCAACACAATATGATGTTAATTCCAGAGATTGATATGCCGGGTCACAGTGCGGCTTTTGTACGTGCAATGGGTGTGGATATGCAATCTCCTGAAGGAATGAAGATATTAAAGGAGCTTATGGAAGAGATCTGTACAGAGGTCTTCCCTGATGCTGAGTACATACATATTGGTACTGACGAAGTGCAATTTACTAATCCTGATTTTGTTCCTGAGATGGTAGAATATGTCCGTGGTTTCGGAAAGAAGGTAATCTCATGGAATCCCGGCTGGAATTATAAACCGGGAGAGATTGATGCTACTCAGCTATGGAGTTATAAAGGCAAGGCACAGCCGGGTATACCTGCGATAGATTCAAAGTTTCATTATATAAATCACTTCGATGCCTTTGGAGATATCGTTGCGTTATATAACAGCAGAATATACAATCAGGTGCAGGGAAGTGATGATATAGCCGGGTCAATACTTGCAATTTGGAATGATCGTTATTTGCCAACTGAAAAAGAAATTATACTTCAAAACTATTTCTATCCAAATATGATGGCGTTTGCAGAACGTACCTGGAGAGGTGGCGGCAGTGAATATTTTGATAAAAATGGTGTAATTCTGCCTACTGATGAAAATGATCCTGTTTTCATTGAGTTTGCCAATTTTGAGGATCGCATGCTTTGGCATAAAAAGTATATTTTTGCTGATGAACCTTTCCCTTATGTTAAACAGACCCATTTGAAATGGAATATTACAGATCCATTTCCAAACGAAGGAGATCTGGATATGTCGTTCCCTCCTGAAGAGAATCTAAGTGATAGTTATACATATGAAGGAGAAGTATATAATGCAAACCCTGCAGTTGGTGCAGGTATTTATTTACGACATGTTTGGGGTCAAACTGTTCCTGCTTTCTATGATAACCCTCAGGAAAATCATACAGCATATGCATACACATGGGTATGGTCTCCTAAGTCTCAAAAAGTAGGTTTATGGGCTTCTACTCAGGACTACAGCAGATCAGAAGCTGATCTTGCAGCACCACAGGGACAATGGGACTATCGAGGTAGTAAGATATGGATTAATGATCAGGAACTTCCGGCTCCTGTGTGGGAAAATACTCATACTGAAAAGACAAATGAGATTACACTTAAGAATGAGAACTATATAGCCCGTGAACCAATAGAGGTTCAGTTAAATAAAGGATGGAACAAGATACTTTTGAAACTGCCCGTTGGTAAATTCAGTACTCCTGAAGTAAGGCTGCAGAAATGGATGTATACATTTATATTTGTCACTCCTGACGGAAAAGAGGCAATGCCGGGATTAATATATAGCCCTTCGAAAATAAAAGAATAA
- a CDS encoding cyclically-permuted mutarotase family protein, with translation MNSFTTFISQLFIISLVAVFTLSCKQPASEKSKNNTMKINWNKLSTAGLNGDLTKGVSASYAALINGKLIVAGGANFPGKLGFEGGAKAFYDEILIYDNTSEDWKVIGRLPTPSAYGVSVSVSEGALWIGGNNEKESSKSCYKVTLSPNNEISLKPLADLPFPMDNFSGCSINETVFVGGGIVDGKSSNKFYCLDTKTDSEWIELPDYPGIPRVQPVLVSLETEGKTYIYLLGGFFGGDENQEPAMATDILRFDVAENVWSVVGEQIDPETGNPFSLGGATAFAINNRYIICLGGVNYDIFLDAITTQYNIGFDTKLTPEEKKEKNLNFSKHYMTQPVEYYKFNTECRVYDTHTGEWITIDNTTNSARAGATLVTDGNRFYAVQGELKPGLRTSISYMGEVVTE, from the coding sequence ATGAATTCGTTTACTACTTTCATATCGCAACTATTTATTATTTCACTTGTAGCAGTATTCACACTTTCTTGTAAACAGCCTGCAAGTGAAAAATCAAAAAACAATACAATGAAAATAAACTGGAACAAATTATCAACAGCCGGTTTAAACGGAGATTTAACTAAAGGTGTATCTGCATCTTATGCTGCACTGATTAACGGGAAATTAATAGTTGCAGGAGGAGCAAATTTTCCCGGTAAGCTTGGTTTTGAAGGTGGAGCAAAAGCTTTTTACGATGAGATATTGATTTATGACAATACTTCTGAAGATTGGAAAGTTATAGGCCGGCTCCCAACACCCTCAGCCTATGGAGTCTCTGTTTCTGTCTCAGAAGGAGCACTATGGATAGGTGGTAACAATGAAAAAGAATCATCAAAGTCCTGTTATAAGGTGACGCTATCACCAAATAATGAAATTTCACTCAAACCATTAGCTGATTTACCTTTTCCTATGGACAATTTCTCTGGTTGCTCCATTAATGAAACTGTATTTGTTGGTGGTGGCATCGTGGATGGCAAATCTTCCAATAAATTTTATTGCTTAGATACTAAAACTGATAGTGAGTGGATTGAATTGCCAGATTACCCAGGAATACCACGAGTACAGCCAGTATTGGTTTCATTAGAAACAGAAGGTAAAACCTATATTTATCTTTTAGGAGGCTTCTTTGGTGGTGATGAGAATCAAGAACCGGCTATGGCCACTGATATTTTACGATTTGATGTTGCTGAAAATGTATGGTCAGTGGTTGGTGAGCAGATTGACCCTGAAACAGGTAATCCCTTCTCACTTGGAGGAGCAACTGCGTTTGCTATCAACAACAGATATATAATATGCCTTGGTGGTGTAAATTATGATATATTCCTTGATGCAATCACTACGCAATATAACATTGGATTTGATACTAAATTAACTCCTGAAGAAAAGAAGGAGAAAAATCTAAATTTCTCAAAGCATTATATGACTCAACCTGTTGAATATTATAAGTTCAACACTGAATGCAGGGTTTATGATACTCATACAGGAGAATGGATAACCATTGATAATACAACCAACTCAGCACGCGCCGGTGCCACTTTGGTAACTGATGGAAACAGATTCTATGCTGTGCAGGGTGAGTTAAAGCCTGGTTTAAGAACATCTATATCATATATGGGAGAGGTTGTAACAGAGTAA
- a CDS encoding MFS transporter: protein MRNSKYYPWVVVGLLWFVALLNYLDRQMLSTMQSSMQMDIRELAIAENFGRIMGIFLLIYGLMSPIAGIIADRVNRKWLIVGSLFVWSAVTWGMGYAETYSQVYWLRALMGVSEALYLPTGLAMIADFHSSKTRSLAIGIHMSGLYTGQALGGFGATIAANYSWQTVFHWFGIVGIIYSVLLIFILFDKEGHAGTKTSKLNVDPQKTPVKKASVLSSFGLILGTLSFWIMLFYFMAPSFPGWATKNWLPTLFSENLGVEMAKAGPMATISIAIASFFGVLIGGPLSDKWVQKNIRGRIYTSVIGLTLTIPSLILLGYGHSYVGLIGAAVLFGIGFGMFDTNNMPILCQIIPQKLRATAYGIMNMMGVFAGYIVTLMLGSSTDAGNLGADFSKLSIVVLVAVVLMLIFVKPKPELTYNQEN, encoded by the coding sequence ATGAGAAACAGTAAATATTATCCCTGGGTAGTAGTTGGATTGCTTTGGTTTGTAGCCCTTCTGAATTATCTCGACAGACAGATGCTTTCTACCATGCAATCTTCTATGCAGATGGATATCCGTGAACTGGCAATTGCAGAGAACTTTGGACGAATAATGGGTATATTCCTGCTTATATATGGATTAATGAGTCCTATAGCAGGTATAATTGCAGATAGAGTAAATCGTAAATGGCTAATTGTGGGCAGCCTTTTCGTTTGGTCGGCCGTAACCTGGGGAATGGGTTATGCTGAGACCTACAGTCAGGTTTATTGGCTTAGAGCGCTAATGGGTGTAAGTGAAGCGCTGTATCTGCCTACCGGACTTGCTATGATTGCAGATTTTCATAGCTCAAAAACAAGATCTCTGGCAATTGGAATACATATGTCGGGACTTTATACCGGTCAGGCTCTCGGTGGTTTTGGTGCTACTATTGCCGCAAATTACTCCTGGCAAACTGTATTTCACTGGTTTGGAATAGTTGGAATAATTTATTCAGTATTATTGATATTCATACTATTTGATAAAGAGGGTCATGCAGGAACAAAAACATCAAAACTCAATGTCGATCCTCAAAAAACTCCAGTTAAGAAAGCCTCTGTTTTAAGTTCATTCGGATTAATATTAGGAACACTCTCATTCTGGATAATGCTGTTCTATTTTATGGCTCCAAGTTTCCCGGGATGGGCAACAAAAAACTGGCTACCTACTCTATTCTCAGAGAATCTGGGTGTAGAAATGGCTAAGGCAGGACCTATGGCTACGATATCTATTGCTATCGCATCGTTTTTTGGAGTACTTATTGGTGGGCCACTTTCTGACAAGTGGGTACAGAAAAATATAAGAGGAAGAATTTACACTAGCGTTATAGGTTTAACGCTTACTATTCCATCTCTGATTTTATTAGGCTATGGTCACAGCTATGTAGGACTAATTGGTGCTGCTGTGCTGTTTGGTATTGGTTTTGGTATGTTTGACACAAACAACATGCCTATTCTTTGCCAGATTATACCACAGAAACTAAGGGCAACAGCATATGGAATAATGAATATGATGGGTGTATTTGCAGGTTATATCGTTACTCTCATGCTTGGCAGTTCAACAGATGCAGGAAATCTGGGAGCAGACTTCAGCAAATTATCAATTGTAGTATTAGTTGCCGTAGTACTGATGCTTATATTTGTAAAACCTAAACCTGAACTGACTTACAATCAGGAGAATTAA